One window from the genome of Deinococcus sp. NW-56 encodes:
- a CDS encoding superoxide dismutase — translation MKTRLLLALSLPFALASCTTTMLPGSPYTLGKQPAADAKGLNPSGTVRASVSGDMVMTEARVMGLAPNQYYVAHYHLQGTASTTPCASNGAPILSTAMVGRTDASGMLTLSKSVPRADVMNATYYNVHTAADATGTPADPGVACTAVRMMGM, via the coding sequence ATGAAGACGCGTCTCCTGCTGGCCCTGTCCCTGCCGTTCGCCCTCGCCTCCTGCACCACGACGATGCTGCCCGGCAGTCCCTACACGCTGGGCAAGCAGCCTGCCGCCGACGCCAAGGGCCTCAACCCCAGCGGAACCGTCCGGGCCAGCGTCTCGGGCGACATGGTGATGACCGAGGCGCGGGTGATGGGCCTCGCGCCCAACCAGTACTACGTGGCGCACTATCACCTCCAGGGCACGGCGAGCACCACTCCCTGCGCCAGCAACGGAGCGCCCATTCTCAGCACCGCGATGGTCGGCCGGACCGACGCGAGCGGCATGCTGACGCTCTCCAAGAGCGTGCCCCGCGCCGACGTGATGAACGCGACCTACTACAACGTCCACACGGCGGCTGACGCTACGGGCACCCCGGCCGATCCCGGCGTGGCCTGCACTGCCGTCCGCATGATGGGGATGTAA
- a CDS encoding DNA starvation/stationary phase protection protein, producing MTRKSAATSKAAAGSKGGSRRKATDDAVQMPVETPETAQGREAAGAMPGGEAKADAAHLNTAHNQLVDHGYLSEEEFGTVGETLQRNLATTISLYLKFKKYHWDIRGRFFRDLHLAYDEFIEEIFGGIDEQAERLVALGGSPIAAPEDIARFSLVQVPQETVRDARTQVADLVNDLTRVARGYRDDSQTVDEANDPVTADLYTGYAATIDKIRWMLQAMMDDDRMN from the coding sequence ATGACCAGAAAGAGTGCCGCAACCTCCAAGGCCGCAGCGGGCAGCAAGGGCGGGAGCCGCCGCAAGGCGACCGACGACGCGGTGCAGATGCCGGTGGAGACTCCGGAGACGGCCCAGGGCCGCGAGGCCGCCGGAGCCATGCCGGGGGGCGAGGCCAAGGCCGACGCCGCGCACCTGAACACCGCGCACAACCAGCTCGTGGACCACGGCTACCTCTCCGAAGAGGAGTTCGGCACCGTGGGCGAGACCCTGCAGCGCAACCTCGCGACCACCATCAGCCTGTACCTCAAGTTCAAGAAGTACCACTGGGACATCCGGGGCCGCTTCTTCCGCGACCTGCACCTCGCCTATGATGAGTTCATCGAGGAAATCTTCGGGGGCATCGACGAGCAGGCCGAGCGCCTCGTCGCGCTGGGGGGCAGCCCCATCGCCGCGCCTGAGGACATCGCCCGCTTCAGCCTCGTGCAGGTGCCCCAGGAGACGGTGCGCGACGCCCGCACCCAGGTCGCCGACCTCGTGAACGACCTGACCCGCGTGGCGCGGGGCTACCGCGACGACTCGCAGACGGTGGACGAGGCCAACGACCCCGTCACCGCCGACCTCTACACCGGCTACGCCGCCACCATCGACAAGATTCGCTGGATGCTCCAGGCGATGATGGACGACGACCGGATGAACTGA
- a CDS encoding aldehyde dehydrogenase family protein, protein MTQPTSADLQALFETQRRHRWRAGQTTAPERQALLRRLGAAIQRHRVALAGALALDLGKSRAESEITELHATVEELRHAVRHLPRWMAPRRVRTPTTLLGTRSEIEFQPRGVTLILSAWNYPVNLALVPLIASLAAGNTAVLKPSEKAPATARALRRLLEEVFEPRLVAVVEGDAGVAGALTELPFDHIFFTGSGAIGKKVLAAAAPNLTGVTLELGGKSPAIVHESADLGLTAERLAWGKFLNAGQTCVAPDYVLVPEVLQGSLMARLREVIPHRFGEAERLRKGTDYGRMVDGRSVERLSRLTRDSVAMGARVELGGDFDPPSRFISPTVVTGVTPEMPLMAEELFGPVLPVLTYRDFGEALALVRRLDPPLALYTFAEDEGAVEQVRRETTSGGLVVNGTVVHLSNPHLPFGGVGPSGMGRYHGEYGFRTFSHERAVLHEGRGSGVRFLYPPYGRPLPRFVAWAMRKLEG, encoded by the coding sequence ATGACACAGCCCACGTCCGCCGACCTTCAGGCCCTGTTCGAGACGCAGCGTCGGCACCGCTGGCGAGCCGGGCAGACGACTGCCCCCGAGCGGCAGGCCCTCCTGAGGCGGCTGGGGGCCGCCATTCAGCGCCACCGGGTCGCGCTGGCCGGGGCGCTCGCGCTGGACCTCGGCAAGAGCCGCGCTGAGTCGGAGATTACCGAGCTGCACGCCACGGTGGAGGAGCTGCGGCACGCCGTGCGGCACCTTCCGCGCTGGATGGCGCCGCGCCGGGTCCGCACGCCCACCACCCTGCTGGGCACCCGCAGCGAGATCGAGTTCCAGCCGCGCGGGGTCACCCTGATCCTGAGCGCCTGGAACTACCCGGTGAACCTCGCGCTCGTGCCGCTGATCGCCAGCCTTGCGGCGGGCAACACGGCGGTCCTCAAGCCCAGCGAGAAGGCCCCCGCCACCGCCCGCGCCCTGCGGAGGCTGCTGGAGGAAGTCTTCGAGCCCCGGCTGGTCGCGGTCGTGGAGGGAGACGCGGGGGTCGCAGGGGCGCTGACCGAGCTGCCCTTTGACCACATCTTCTTCACCGGGAGCGGGGCCATTGGGAAAAAGGTGCTCGCCGCCGCCGCGCCCAACCTGACGGGTGTGACGCTGGAACTGGGGGGCAAGAGCCCCGCCATCGTCCACGAGAGCGCCGACCTGGGCCTCACCGCCGAGCGGCTGGCCTGGGGCAAGTTCCTGAATGCCGGGCAGACCTGCGTGGCGCCCGACTACGTGCTGGTGCCGGAGGTGCTGCAAGGGAGTCTGATGGCGCGGCTCCGCGAGGTGATCCCCCACCGCTTCGGGGAAGCCGAGCGGCTGCGAAAGGGCACCGACTACGGGCGAATGGTAGACGGCCGCAGCGTGGAGCGGCTCTCGCGCCTGACGCGGGACAGCGTGGCGATGGGGGCACGGGTGGAACTGGGCGGCGACTTCGACCCCCCCTCGCGCTTCATCTCGCCCACGGTGGTGACGGGCGTGACCCCCGAGATGCCGCTGATGGCGGAGGAACTGTTCGGCCCGGTGCTGCCGGTGCTGACCTACCGCGACTTCGGGGAGGCGCTGGCCCTGGTGCGGCGGCTCGACCCCCCGCTCGCGCTGTACACCTTCGCCGAGGACGAGGGGGCGGTGGAACAGGTCCGTCGGGAAACGACGAGCGGCGGCCTCGTCGTCAACGGCACGGTGGTTCACCTCAGCAATCCGCACCTGCCCTTCGGGGGCGTCGGCCCCAGCGGGATGGGGCGGTATCACGGCGAGTACGGCTTCCGGACCTTCAGCCACGAGCGAGCCGTGCTGCACGAGGGCCGGGGCAGCGGCGTGCGCTTCCTGTATCCGCCCTACGGCCGCCCGCTGCCCCGCTTCGTGGCCTGGGCGATGCGGAAGCTGGAGGGATGA
- a CDS encoding MBL fold metallo-hydrolase, with protein MPPQLQPLGPGVSFLPGAVNSVVVEGEGGRALLVDTGLDDTHARKLLRAVEGVGLTPGAILNTHSHADHHGGNAFLLSRFPELPVYAPPLEAAIIRYPVLEPLSLWGAAPPAELRTKFLLAPASPARAVGPGVQILGGVEVELLPVPGHAAEMYAVRVGEVLYAADALFGPEALGKHPLTFCADSAQQKASAAALSELERVRVVLPGHGDPTPDLAGLVAANLTAYARTTAGVTAALAGGPATVDELLARVGAVLGVTATTPGAWVLNRAVVSAHLTELLAAGAATLELGGGVLRARA; from the coding sequence ATGCCCCCGCAGCTTCAGCCCCTCGGCCCCGGCGTCTCCTTTCTTCCCGGCGCGGTAAACAGCGTGGTCGTGGAGGGGGAAGGCGGCCGCGCCCTACTCGTGGACACCGGCCTGGACGACACCCACGCGCGGAAGCTGCTGCGGGCGGTGGAGGGGGTGGGGCTGACGCCGGGTGCGATCCTCAACACCCACAGCCACGCCGACCACCACGGGGGCAACGCGTTTCTCCTGAGCCGTTTTCCGGAATTGCCCGTCTATGCCCCGCCGCTGGAGGCGGCGATCATCCGCTACCCGGTGCTGGAGCCGCTCTCGCTGTGGGGAGCCGCGCCGCCCGCCGAGCTGCGGACGAAGTTCCTGCTGGCCCCCGCGAGTCCCGCACGAGCCGTCGGCCCCGGCGTGCAGATCCTGGGCGGGGTAGAGGTCGAACTGCTGCCCGTTCCCGGCCACGCCGCCGAGATGTACGCGGTGCGGGTGGGCGAGGTGCTGTACGCCGCCGACGCCCTGTTCGGGCCGGAGGCGCTGGGCAAGCATCCGCTGACCTTCTGTGCGGATTCGGCACAGCAGAAGGCCTCGGCGGCGGCACTGAGCGAACTGGAGCGCGTGCGCGTGGTTCTCCCCGGCCACGGCGACCCCACCCCCGACCTCGCCGGGCTGGTGGCGGCCAACCTCACCGCCTATGCCCGCACGACGGCCGGGGTGACGGCAGCGCTGGCCGGGGGTCCGGCCACGGTAGACGAGCTGCTGGCACGGGTCGGCGCCGTGTTGGGGGTCACCGCCACGACCCCCGGCGCGTGGGTCCTCAACCGGGCGGTCGTCAGTGCCCACCTCACTGAGCTGCTCGCGGCGGGGGCGGCCACCCTGGAGCTGGGGGGCGGGGTGCTGCGGGCGCGGGCCTGA
- a CDS encoding RsmD family RNA methyltransferase, with the protein MSVRILAGSAKGRALKVPASARPSGARVRKSLFDLLATRVPSGRFLDLHGGSGAVGLEAASRGYAATLIERDAAAVRAIEGNARLLDLPVRVVRGDASALLGRVGEFEVVFSDPPYTQDIPALTRRLLASGVVAPGGLLVCQHPVQVRLEDAPGWEREERAYGSNILTLYRREGSTGADKIGTT; encoded by the coding sequence ATGAGTGTCCGCATTCTGGCTGGCAGTGCCAAGGGCCGCGCCCTCAAGGTGCCCGCGAGTGCCCGGCCCAGCGGGGCGCGGGTGCGCAAAAGCCTCTTTGATCTGCTCGCCACCCGCGTTCCCTCGGGGCGCTTTCTCGACCTGCACGGCGGCAGCGGCGCGGTGGGGCTGGAGGCGGCCAGCCGGGGCTATGCGGCCACCCTGATCGAACGGGACGCGGCGGCGGTGCGGGCCATCGAGGGCAACGCCCGGCTGCTGGACCTCCCCGTGCGGGTGGTGCGCGGCGACGCCTCCGCGCTGCTGGGGCGCGTCGGCGAGTTCGAGGTGGTGTTCAGCGACCCGCCCTACACGCAGGACATCCCCGCGCTGACCCGCCGCCTGCTGGCCTCGGGGGTGGTGGCGCCCGGCGGCCTGCTCGTCTGCCAGCATCCCGTGCAGGTGCGCCTGGAGGACGCGCCCGGCTGGGAGCGCGAGGAACGGGCCTATGGGAGCAACATCCTGACCCTGTACCGGCGGGAGGGGAGCACCGGGGCGGATAAGATCGGGACCACATGA
- a CDS encoding DUF6328 family protein translates to MTGPPEADQLSDLLAELRILLQGAQVLNSFLIILPFNVDFGEVAATERWVYTATFLCSVVSLVLLSAPAMHHYLRRPMRHPQEFKRTATRLVRVGSVFMSLALVLATRMVAGAVGLPAALTWLLRGGLALLLGGVWWALPLSHERREYGGPKRD, encoded by the coding sequence ATGACTGGCCCCCCGGAAGCCGACCAGCTCTCCGACCTGCTGGCCGAGCTGCGCATCCTGCTGCAGGGCGCCCAGGTGCTCAACAGTTTCCTGATTATCCTGCCCTTCAATGTCGATTTCGGGGAGGTAGCGGCCACCGAACGCTGGGTCTACACGGCGACCTTCCTGTGCTCGGTGGTCAGTCTGGTGCTGCTCAGCGCCCCGGCGATGCACCACTACCTGCGCCGCCCGATGCGCCACCCCCAGGAGTTCAAGCGCACGGCCACCCGGCTGGTGCGGGTGGGGTCGGTGTTCATGTCGCTGGCGCTGGTGCTGGCGACCCGGATGGTGGCGGGGGCAGTCGGCCTTCCCGCCGCCCTGACGTGGCTGCTTCGGGGGGGGCTGGCGCTGCTGCTCGGCGGGGTGTGGTGGGCCTTGCCGCTGAGCCACGAGCGGCGCGAGTACGGCGGCCCGAAACGCGACTAG
- the metK gene encoding methionine adenosyltransferase: MRKYYTSESVSEGHPDKLADFISDSILDEFLRQEPASRVAVETLLTTGMAVVAGEVTAQNARVDVQKTVRDAVMKVGYTRANYGFDAEYSAVLVALHEQSPEIAGGVNFSEEWREMSEDERARPENEYSRIGAGDQGLMFGYATDETPELMPLPISLAHRLTRKLAELRKNGTLPYLRPDAKAQVTVVRDGEPHEARETFVDTVVISAQHSESVTQEQIREDLLEHVVRAVIPAELLTANTKYFINPSGRFVIGGPHGDTGLTGRKIIVDTYGGAVPHGGGAFSGKDPTKVDRSAAYYARYIAKNLVAAGLARRALVEVAYAIGRANPVSLRVDTYGTGTVSDERLAELVREHFDARPQAIIAELDLLRPIYAQTAAYGHFGRPEFPWEQTRKAEALREAAQGVTTA, translated from the coding sequence ATGCGGAAGTACTACACGTCGGAATCGGTATCGGAAGGCCACCCGGACAAGCTCGCGGACTTCATCTCGGACAGCATCCTGGACGAGTTTCTGCGTCAGGAACCCGCCAGCCGGGTCGCGGTCGAAACGCTGCTGACCACCGGCATGGCGGTCGTGGCGGGCGAGGTCACCGCGCAAAACGCCCGGGTGGACGTGCAGAAGACGGTGCGCGACGCCGTGATGAAGGTGGGCTACACCCGCGCCAACTACGGCTTTGACGCCGAGTACAGCGCCGTGCTGGTCGCCCTGCACGAGCAGTCGCCCGAGATCGCGGGGGGGGTCAACTTCTCGGAAGAGTGGCGCGAGATGTCAGAAGATGAACGCGCCCGCCCTGAAAACGAGTACTCGCGCATCGGCGCGGGCGACCAGGGCCTGATGTTCGGCTACGCGACCGACGAGACGCCCGAGCTGATGCCGCTGCCCATCAGCCTCGCGCACCGGCTGACGCGCAAGCTGGCCGAACTGCGCAAGAACGGGACGCTGCCCTACCTGCGCCCCGACGCCAAGGCGCAGGTCACGGTGGTCCGCGACGGCGAGCCGCACGAGGCGCGGGAAACCTTCGTGGACACGGTCGTCATCAGCGCCCAGCACAGCGAGTCGGTGACCCAGGAGCAGATTCGGGAAGACCTGCTGGAACACGTGGTCCGGGCGGTGATCCCGGCGGAACTGCTGACCGCCAACACCAAGTACTTCATCAACCCCAGCGGGCGCTTCGTGATCGGCGGGCCGCACGGCGACACCGGCCTGACCGGGCGCAAGATCATCGTGGACACCTACGGGGGCGCGGTGCCGCACGGGGGCGGGGCTTTCTCGGGCAAGGACCCCACCAAGGTGGACCGCTCGGCGGCGTACTACGCGCGGTACATCGCCAAGAACCTCGTCGCGGCGGGGCTGGCGCGGCGGGCGCTGGTGGAGGTCGCCTACGCGATCGGGCGGGCTAATCCCGTCTCCCTTCGGGTGGACACCTACGGCACGGGGACTGTGAGCGACGAGCGGCTGGCCGAACTCGTCCGCGAGCACTTCGACGCCCGCCCCCAGGCGATCATCGCGGAGCTGGACCTGCTGCGGCCCATCTACGCGCAGACCGCCGCTTACGGGCACTTCGGCCGCCCCGAGTTCCCCTGGGAGCAGACGCGGAAGGCGGAGGCGCTGCGGGAAGCGGCTCAGGGCGTGACGACCGCCTGA
- a CDS encoding DUF3809 domain-containing protein: protein MLLEARQAFTLTHPGGQEAALSFVRDAGVSLSRVRFLRDLRADVSGVRGELVVPVPLLGEVDLPFFSTLHPTPDGAELQPQPVTGERAWVEVAGQARVSAAGEMAFDFQFRAHLRLPEAEGWGGAAFEKMVRSAAERTLTRLAGELPQGIGAALPDAAR, encoded by the coding sequence GTGCTCCTTGAAGCCCGGCAGGCCTTCACGCTGACCCATCCCGGCGGACAGGAAGCCGCGCTCTCCTTCGTGCGCGACGCAGGCGTGTCCTTGTCGCGGGTGCGCTTCCTGCGGGATTTGCGGGCGGACGTGTCAGGGGTGCGCGGCGAACTCGTGGTGCCCGTGCCGCTGCTGGGGGAGGTGGACCTGCCCTTTTTCAGCACCCTGCACCCCACCCCGGACGGCGCGGAGTTGCAGCCCCAGCCCGTCACGGGCGAGCGGGCCTGGGTGGAGGTCGCGGGGCAGGCGCGGGTGAGCGCGGCGGGCGAGATGGCCTTTGATTTCCAGTTCCGCGCCCACCTGCGGCTCCCGGAGGCCGAGGGGTGGGGCGGTGCCGCTTTCGAGAAGATGGTGCGCTCGGCGGCGGAGCGCACGCTCACGCGGCTGGCGGGGGAATTGCCGCAGGGAATTGGGGCGGCGTTGCCGGACGCTGCCCGGTAG
- a CDS encoding DUF4142 domain-containing protein yields MHRRSALVLLPLALGSCTLMAPNAATVDGLFLQSVTGSNLFEIQSSQVALNRSTNAQVRAFAQQMIGEHTAAQAQVTALASARGVPLPKMLPPELQLKVNTLNTLSGSAFDVAYLREQVLGHQFTVSLFQNEQTAGRDAGVVAFATQNLPLIERHFQEAQTLLATAQSQTAPAAPATPNTP; encoded by the coding sequence ATGCACCGACGCTCAGCCCTGGTTCTGCTTCCCCTCGCCCTCGGCTCCTGCACCCTGATGGCTCCCAACGCGGCCACGGTGGATGGGCTGTTCCTCCAGTCGGTGACGGGGAGTAACCTCTTCGAGATCCAGTCGTCGCAGGTGGCGCTGAACCGCTCGACGAACGCGCAGGTGCGGGCCTTCGCGCAGCAGATGATCGGTGAGCACACGGCAGCGCAGGCCCAGGTCACGGCGCTCGCGTCTGCCCGGGGCGTGCCGCTGCCCAAGATGCTGCCGCCCGAGTTGCAGCTCAAGGTCAATACCCTCAATACCCTCAGCGGCTCGGCCTTCGACGTGGCCTACCTGCGCGAGCAGGTGCTGGGGCACCAGTTCACCGTCAGCCTCTTCCAGAACGAGCAGACGGCGGGCCGGGACGCGGGGGTCGTGGCCTTCGCCACCCAGAACCTCCCGCTGATCGAGCGCCACTTCCAGGAGGCGCAGACCCTGCTGGCGACCGCCCAGAGCCAGACGGCGCCCGCTGCCCCCGCGACCCCCAACACGCCCTGA
- a CDS encoding MFS transporter, which yields MWGGFFAVIPLVTVHFVEGLGWAAASVGLVLGLRQLTQQGLTVFGGAWADRVGPKPLILAGCLIRTLGFAWMGFADTLPVLLAASVLAGLGGGLFDAPKNAAITAVTRPEHRTRMFSLTSISGNLGMVTGPLIGAALLGLGFRTAALAAGSVYLVAAAVLAATLPHMKPEGAGAGGLAGLRTAARDRRFRRFTLVLVGYFLLSTQLNVAVTLKAVALAGPGATGPLYGLSAGLAVVLQYPLLRFVERRVRTRVALVAAVLAVATSLGLMGFAATFPQLLACVALYSLGTMLVYPTQQTLTARLAPAGLTGSYFGFSAISLGLGGAVGNVVGGALIDLGARIGVPLLPWLSLMGVGFLTALGLRWALREVPTREQVGG from the coding sequence ATGTGGGGCGGCTTTTTCGCGGTGATTCCGCTGGTGACCGTGCACTTCGTGGAGGGGCTGGGGTGGGCGGCGGCGAGCGTGGGGCTGGTGCTGGGGCTGCGGCAGCTTACCCAGCAGGGGCTGACGGTGTTCGGCGGGGCGTGGGCGGACCGGGTCGGGCCGAAGCCGCTGATCCTGGCGGGGTGCCTGATTCGCACGCTGGGCTTCGCGTGGATGGGGTTCGCGGACACGCTGCCCGTGCTGCTGGCGGCCTCGGTGCTCGCGGGGCTGGGGGGCGGGCTGTTCGACGCGCCCAAGAACGCCGCGATCACCGCCGTCACCCGGCCCGAGCACCGCACCCGGATGTTCAGCCTGACCAGCATCTCCGGGAACCTCGGCATGGTGACCGGGCCGCTGATCGGGGCGGCACTGCTGGGGCTGGGGTTCCGCACGGCGGCGCTCGCGGCGGGGAGCGTGTATCTCGTCGCCGCCGCCGTGCTCGCCGCCACGCTGCCCCACATGAAGCCGGAAGGGGCCGGGGCCGGGGGCCTCGCGGGGCTGAGGACGGCCGCGCGGGACCGCCGCTTCCGGCGCTTCACGCTGGTGCTGGTGGGTTATTTCCTGCTCAGCACGCAGCTCAACGTGGCGGTCACGCTCAAGGCCGTGGCCCTCGCGGGGCCGGGGGCGACCGGGCCGCTGTACGGCCTCTCGGCGGGGCTGGCGGTGGTGCTGCAATACCCCCTGCTGCGGTTCGTGGAACGGCGGGTGCGGACGCGGGTGGCGCTGGTGGCGGCGGTGCTCGCGGTGGCGACCAGCCTGGGGCTGATGGGCTTCGCGGCGACGTTTCCGCAACTGCTGGCCTGCGTCGCCCTCTACAGCCTGGGCACCATGCTGGTCTACCCCACCCAGCAGACCCTGACCGCGCGGCTGGCCCCCGCCGGGCTGACGGGAAGCTATTTCGGCTTCTCCGCGATCAGCCTGGGACTGGGGGGCGCGGTGGGCAACGTGGTGGGTGGGGCGCTCATCGACCTCGGCGCCCGGATCGGCGTGCCGCTGCTGCCCTGGCTCTCGCTGATGGGTGTGGGATTCCTGACCGCCCTGGGCCTGCGCTGGGCGCTGCGCGAGGTGCCCACCCGCGAGCAAGTGGGAGGCTGA
- a CDS encoding DUF4385 domain-containing protein, whose protein sequence is MPRPKFDYSLNYAELDLRAHPELYRVGIGEQGVLLVQPYKSELLPHWRFATPEVARESSEAIYAMFLDYLRAGDFVGADMARKFLQMGFTRSRRYANHKGGKKYDGPVPDDKKGQSGAHGRAELPRQPEDPVKAESARIFKAKWDEAEANEEYVRLKREHRERYG, encoded by the coding sequence ATGCCCCGCCCCAAATTCGACTACTCGCTGAACTACGCCGAACTCGACCTGCGGGCGCACCCTGAGCTGTACCGGGTCGGGATAGGCGAGCAGGGCGTGCTGCTGGTGCAGCCGTACAAGTCCGAACTTCTTCCGCACTGGCGCTTCGCCACGCCGGAGGTCGCCCGCGAGAGCAGCGAGGCGATCTACGCGATGTTTCTGGACTACCTGCGGGCCGGGGACTTCGTGGGGGCGGACATGGCCCGCAAGTTCCTCCAGATGGGCTTTACCCGCTCCCGCCGATATGCCAACCACAAGGGCGGCAAGAAGTACGACGGCCCCGTGCCCGACGATAAGAAAGGCCAGTCCGGAGCGCACGGCCGCGCCGAGTTGCCCCGTCAGCCCGAGGACCCCGTCAAGGCCGAATCCGCCCGCATCTTCAAGGCGAAGTGGGACGAGGCCGAGGCCAACGAGGAATATGTCCGTCTGAAGCGCGAGCATCGGGAGCGCTACGGTTGA
- a CDS encoding molybdenum cofactor guanylyltransferase has product MTPGTTRRLDLVGALTAGGRSSRFGTDKALARLEGRTLLEHVAASLEGCPVRLLIAPPGRYALRSWLPVSDTRPGEGPLGALEAALSAAEQHTGPGWVAFAGVDLPRLTPAYWALLAGARTPDARSVLCLDAAGRAQPLGALYHTSLRSHVTTLLDAGEGRLRLAARDVVTVPHEAVTRVSPHALHNVNTPADLATLEAGTGQ; this is encoded by the coding sequence ATGACCCCAGGGACGACCCGGAGGCTGGACCTCGTCGGGGCGCTCACCGCCGGGGGCCGCTCCAGCCGCTTCGGAACGGACAAGGCGCTCGCCCGACTGGAGGGGCGAACCCTGCTGGAGCATGTTGCCGCGAGTCTGGAGGGGTGCCCGGTGCGCCTGCTGATCGCGCCGCCCGGACGGTACGCCCTCCGCAGTTGGCTCCCGGTGTCCGACACCCGGCCTGGCGAGGGGCCGCTGGGAGCGCTGGAGGCGGCCCTTTCCGCCGCCGAACAGCACACGGGGCCGGGCTGGGTTGCCTTCGCGGGCGTGGACCTACCCCGCCTGACCCCGGCGTACTGGGCGCTGCTGGCCGGGGCGCGGACGCCGGACGCACGCTCGGTCCTCTGCCTGGACGCGGCGGGGCGAGCGCAACCGCTGGGGGCGCTGTATCACACGAGCCTGCGCTCCCACGTGACCACGCTGCTGGACGCGGGCGAAGGCCGATTGCGCCTTGCCGCGCGGGACGTGGTGACGGTGCCCCACGAAGCCGTCACGCGGGTCAGTCCGCACGCCCTCCACAACGTGAACACGCCCGCCGACCTCGCGACGCTGGAGGCGGGAACAGGGCAATAA
- the coaD gene encoding pantetheine-phosphate adenylyltransferase, producing the protein MNAVFPGSFDPITSGHMDVLTRASRIFDHVTVTVMHNARKQGKHLFTLEERLAILHEATAHLPNVSVDTFGGLLVDYMAQQQQGLILRGLRAVSDYEYELQIAHLNRQIGEVETVFIMAATRWSFVSSTMVREIASYGGDISEMVPRASAAALRRKFADVYAAREAGRAAGTE; encoded by the coding sequence ATGAACGCGGTCTTTCCCGGTTCCTTTGACCCCATCACCAGCGGCCACATGGACGTGCTGACGCGGGCCTCGCGCATCTTCGACCACGTGACCGTCACCGTGATGCACAACGCCCGCAAGCAGGGCAAGCACCTCTTTACCCTGGAGGAGCGGCTGGCGATCCTGCACGAGGCGACCGCGCACCTGCCCAACGTCAGCGTGGACACCTTCGGCGGCCTGCTGGTGGACTACATGGCCCAGCAGCAGCAGGGACTGATCCTGCGCGGGCTGCGGGCCGTGTCCGACTACGAGTACGAACTCCAGATCGCACACCTCAACCGCCAGATCGGGGAGGTCGAGACGGTGTTCATCATGGCGGCGACCCGCTGGAGCTTCGTCAGCTCCACGATGGTCCGCGAGATCGCCTCCTACGGCGGCGACATCTCCGAGATGGTGCCCCGCGCCAGCGCCGCCGCCCTGCGCCGCAAGTTCGCCGACGTGTACGCGGCGCGGGAAGCTGGGCGAGCGGCCGGGACCGAATAG